The Planktothrix serta PCC 8927 genome includes a region encoding these proteins:
- a CDS encoding malic enzyme-like NAD(P)-binding protein gives MVSLTPNPSFSVTIRLELPNRAGMLASVVQAIASVGGNLGQIDLIEQTLQKTLREISVDASSGEHAEQIVQAVKDLPDLKVLAVYDRTFNLHRAGKISIQSKIPLKSQSDLAMAYTPGVGRICKAIAEDPQQIYSLTIKQNTVAIVTDGSAVLGLGNLGPGGALPVMEGKAMLFKEFGDIDAFPICLDTQDTDKIIETVKYIAPVFGGINLEDIAAPRCFEIEAKLREALDIPIFHDDQHGTAIVSLAALINSLKLVKKSMEEIHLVLNGAGAAGVAMARLFKKAGVRYITICDSKGIVSHNRTDINDQKREFAVDLSGTLADAMKDADVFMGVSAPGVVTPEMVRSMAKDPIVFAMANPIPEIQPELIVDDVAVMATGRSDYPNQINNVLAFPGIFRGALDCGAKSLTISMYLEAATAIASLVSPSDLDPEHIVPSVFDKRVATAVASAVAHTARQEGLARH, from the coding sequence ATGGTTAGCTTAACACCGAATCCTAGTTTTAGCGTTACAATTCGTCTGGAACTGCCCAATCGCGCCGGAATGTTGGCGAGTGTTGTCCAAGCGATCGCATCAGTGGGGGGGAATTTAGGCCAAATTGACTTAATTGAACAAACCCTGCAAAAAACACTTCGAGAAATTAGCGTGGATGCTTCAAGTGGCGAACACGCGGAACAAATTGTCCAAGCGGTGAAAGACTTACCCGACTTAAAAGTATTAGCGGTTTATGACCGAACTTTTAATCTGCATCGGGCCGGAAAAATTAGTATTCAGAGTAAAATTCCCCTCAAATCTCAATCGGATTTAGCCATGGCCTATACTCCGGGTGTGGGTCGGATTTGTAAGGCGATCGCCGAAGATCCTCAACAGATTTATAGCTTGACGATTAAACAAAATACTGTTGCTATTGTCACCGATGGTAGTGCGGTTTTAGGTCTAGGAAACTTGGGGCCAGGTGGAGCTTTACCCGTGATGGAAGGGAAGGCTATGTTGTTTAAAGAATTTGGGGATATTGATGCGTTTCCGATTTGTTTGGATACTCAAGATACAGACAAAATTATCGAAACTGTTAAATATATTGCCCCTGTTTTTGGGGGAATTAATTTAGAAGATATTGCCGCACCTCGATGTTTTGAAATTGAAGCCAAACTGCGGGAAGCTTTGGATATTCCCATCTTTCATGATGATCAACATGGTACGGCAATTGTCAGTTTAGCCGCGTTAATTAATTCCCTGAAATTAGTCAAGAAATCAATGGAAGAAATTCACCTGGTTTTAAACGGGGCGGGGGCTGCGGGAGTCGCAATGGCGCGTTTATTCAAAAAAGCCGGAGTTCGTTATATTACGATCTGTGATTCTAAAGGAATTGTTTCCCATAATCGCACGGATATTAATGATCAAAAACGAGAATTTGCTGTTGATTTATCAGGAACTTTAGCCGATGCGATGAAAGATGCGGATGTATTTATGGGAGTTAGTGCCCCTGGTGTGGTGACACCGGAAATGGTACGTTCGATGGCAAAAGATCCGATTGTTTTTGCGATGGCGAATCCTATTCCTGAAATTCAACCGGAATTAATTGTTGATGATGTGGCGGTGATGGCAACCGGACGCAGTGATTATCCGAATCAAATTAATAACGTTTTAGCGTTTCCGGGTATTTTCCGAGGGGCGTTAGATTGTGGGGCAAAAAGTTTAACGATTTCCATGTATTTAGAAGCAGCAACAGCCATCGCTTCTTTAGTGTCTCCAAGTGATTTAGATCCCGAACATATTGTTCCTTCAGTGTTTGATAAACGGGTTGCCACTGCTGTTGCCAGTGCCGTTGCCCATACCGCCCGTCAAGAAGGGTTAGCTCGTCATTAA
- a CDS encoding hybrid sensor histidine kinase/response regulator produces the protein MASSPSVLVIDDEPDNFDVIEILLFREGYHLSFAGSGAEALERLSLHFPDIILLDVMMPELDGIQLCHQIKANSLWCHIPIIMVTALTAKEDLALCLDAGADDFISKPVNGIELRARVRSMLRIKQQYDELQALLQVRDDLSNMIIHDLNNPLAGILFSCELLRRSELQPKQRQKIEDIFRLSQRMVSLVDSLLIIAKVQADQLVLNYDPVDMYEMGQAIATDFEPVAVHSQMKLVCELPEPGKQIEVDSVILRRVMENLLSNAIKFSPPGGQIILRISYPPEKAVKIQVIDSGSGISEELQQRIFEKYDVGTFHKGIAQTGLGLAFCKIAIEAHGGTISVDNNYPQGSIFTVTI, from the coding sequence ATGGCTTCATCCCCCTCTGTACTTGTGATTGATGATGAACCCGATAACTTTGATGTCATCGAAATTCTCTTATTTAGAGAAGGCTATCATCTGAGTTTTGCTGGTAGTGGTGCTGAAGCATTAGAACGTTTATCGCTTCATTTCCCGGACATAATTTTATTGGATGTGATGATGCCAGAGTTAGATGGCATTCAACTTTGTCATCAGATTAAAGCTAATTCTTTGTGGTGTCATATTCCAATTATTATGGTTACGGCTCTAACCGCAAAAGAAGATTTAGCCCTTTGTTTAGATGCAGGTGCGGATGATTTTATTAGTAAACCCGTGAATGGGATAGAACTCCGAGCTAGGGTTCGATCTATGTTAAGAATTAAACAGCAATATGATGAATTACAAGCCTTACTTCAAGTCAGAGATGATTTATCCAATATGATTATTCATGATTTGAATAATCCTTTAGCAGGAATTTTATTTAGTTGTGAACTTCTTAGGCGTTCAGAGTTACAACCCAAACAACGCCAAAAAATTGAAGATATTTTTAGACTTAGCCAACGCATGGTATCGTTAGTCGATAGTTTATTAATTATTGCTAAAGTTCAAGCCGATCAATTAGTTCTAAATTATGATCCTGTAGATATGTATGAAATGGGTCAAGCAATTGCAACGGATTTTGAACCTGTGGCAGTCCATAGTCAGATGAAATTGGTGTGTGAATTACCAGAACCTGGGAAACAGATTGAAGTCGATTCGGTGATTTTACGACGAGTTATGGAGAATTTATTATCCAACGCCATTAAATTTTCCCCACCCGGAGGTCAAATTATTTTAAGAATTAGTTATCCCCCAGAAAAAGCAGTTAAAATTCAGGTGATAGATTCGGGCTCTGGCATCAGCGAAGAACTTCAACAACGCATTTTTGAAAAATATGATGTGGGCACCTTTCACAAAGGAATTGCTCAAACGGGATTAGGTTTAGCTTTTTGTAAAATAGCCATTGAAGCACACGGAGGCACAATTTCTGTAGATAATAACTATCCTCAAGGTTCTATTTTTACAGTCACTATTTAG
- a CDS encoding response regulator, with protein MPHPHVTILLLDDSTEDRVAYRRYLQSDPHYSYTIIDANSAEIALEYCRKSPPDLMLLDYLLSDMDGLEFLEQLQQFIPIPTLPILMITGQGNENVAVQALKNGVKDYIIKDQITCDDLCHRVHLVLEQIFLVRQIQQQQEQQQLVANVALRILQFLNLDDILTTAVAEVSRCLKADRVVVYQFLPLGGGRIIAESVLPSWSSCLGLYLGSHCFPEEQKQQYRHRKQRGIANIYQAELANCHIELLEEWQIKSSLITPILLNDDNEPISTSKVHLWGLLIVHQCANFRKWTEGEFNVLRGIGVQLAIAIRHGELYDQAQKELQKRQKIEQALTQERNFISAVLGSVAALIIVLDRQGRIVRFNQACEQLTEYSTQELEGKYFWDFLILPEEQQQIRVVFQNLCKGECSDRHDNYWVTKRGNRRLISWSNTILSDQHGEIEYIIATGLDITEREQIEAELRSLNQQLEDRVQGRTLALQYTNERLQQEISDRKEAEQELLEQKSFLYRIIDANPSWIFVTNLQGKVLLVNETMARFYSKKISDIIHKKLDEIPAPIQQNSSQQMSPLFTAQIPEETRQNFELSMITTTGEERYFQGVKFLLTDAEGQVKGRLGIVSDITERQLIENALQQQIEREQLLNTVTQRLRESLNLQDILNKAANETYKILQSDRMLIYQIMEDNRGKVIAETCSPGCICLFDHVFDMETFPVSCYQQYRQGKIYNLADRSLKTEPICLQEFMETYQIQAKLVVPIVQNDRLWGLLVAHQCFQPRQWQPWEINLLQQLASQLAIAIQQSELYQKLKIELKERQETELQLQTTNEQLKLTNQALAQATRLKDEFLANMSHELRTPLNAILGMSEGLLEEVYGSLTEKQRRSLTIVQRSGQHLLELINDILDLAKIESGQVKLEMSAVSLYQLCDYSLAFIRPQAHKKRMQLITELLPKDCIVFLDQRQIRQVLINLLSNAVKFTPEGEKITLRVRIESNPKTPEACPNLDVSEMLVFEVEDRGIGIAPSDQDKLFQSFVQLDNRLSRTHSGTGLGLAMVRRITELHQGCVSVSSNLDQGSCFTVKIPYRTSQLPGEDLAIVAGSPLRTLGLRDIHPPPTISLANSPLVLLAEDNESNIIMVSEYLDCKGYRVLVAKNGLEAIEITQQQRPELILMDISMPEMDGLTAICQIRANSEIATIPIIALTALAMPGDEERCLAVGANAYLTKPIRLVKLLETIQNLLSIKRS; from the coding sequence ATGCCACATCCTCATGTTACTATTTTGCTCCTTGACGATTCGACAGAAGATCGAGTTGCTTATCGTCGTTACTTACAATCTGATCCCCATTATTCCTATACAATTATTGATGCTAATTCTGCTGAAATTGCCTTAGAATACTGCCGCAAATCCCCTCCTGACCTGATGTTACTAGATTATTTACTATCAGATATGGATGGGTTAGAGTTTTTAGAACAGCTACAACAGTTTATTCCAATTCCGACTCTACCGATCCTGATGATTACAGGACAAGGAAATGAAAATGTAGCGGTTCAAGCCCTCAAAAATGGGGTAAAAGATTATATTATTAAGGATCAGATTACCTGCGATGATCTCTGCCACAGAGTCCATTTGGTATTAGAACAAATATTTTTAGTTAGACAAATTCAACAGCAACAAGAACAACAACAATTAGTTGCGAATGTGGCGTTGCGGATTTTGCAATTTTTGAACCTAGATGATATTTTAACCACCGCAGTGGCAGAAGTTAGCCGATGTTTAAAGGCAGACCGAGTGGTGGTTTATCAGTTTTTACCCCTAGGAGGAGGTCGGATTATTGCCGAGTCTGTATTACCGTCTTGGTCATCCTGTTTAGGTTTATATTTAGGTAGCCATTGTTTTCCCGAAGAACAAAAGCAGCAATATCGCCATCGAAAACAACGGGGAATTGCTAATATTTACCAGGCGGAATTAGCGAATTGTCATATTGAATTATTAGAAGAATGGCAAATCAAATCGAGTTTGATTACACCCATTTTACTCAATGATGATAACGAACCAATTTCTACTTCCAAGGTTCATCTTTGGGGACTATTAATTGTGCATCAATGTGCTAATTTTCGGAAATGGACAGAGGGAGAATTTAATGTTCTTCGGGGAATTGGGGTACAATTAGCGATCGCTATTCGTCATGGGGAATTATATGATCAAGCGCAAAAAGAATTACAAAAACGACAGAAAATAGAACAAGCTTTAACACAAGAACGGAACTTTATATCGGCAGTTTTAGGATCAGTTGCCGCTTTAATCATTGTTTTGGATCGTCAAGGGAGAATTGTCCGATTTAATCAAGCCTGTGAGCAATTAACGGAGTATTCTACTCAGGAATTAGAGGGAAAATATTTTTGGGATTTTTTAATTCTCCCAGAAGAACAACAACAGATTAGAGTTGTATTTCAAAACTTATGCAAGGGAGAATGTTCTGATCGTCATGATAATTACTGGGTCACAAAACGGGGAAATCGTCGCTTGATCAGTTGGTCTAATACGATTTTATCTGATCAACACGGCGAAATTGAATATATTATTGCCACGGGATTAGATATTACTGAACGAGAACAGATTGAAGCTGAATTGCGAAGCTTGAATCAACAACTTGAAGACCGGGTGCAAGGTCGAACACTGGCTTTACAATATACAAATGAACGTTTACAACAAGAAATTAGCGATCGCAAAGAAGCCGAACAGGAATTATTAGAACAGAAATCATTTTTATATAGGATTATTGATGCCAATCCTAGTTGGATTTTTGTGACTAATTTACAGGGGAAAGTGTTGTTAGTCAACGAAACAATGGCTCGTTTCTATAGCAAAAAGATTTCAGATATTATTCATAAAAAATTAGACGAAATTCCCGCTCCCATTCAGCAAAATTCGTCTCAACAAATGAGCCCGTTGTTTACCGCCCAGATTCCAGAGGAAACTCGGCAGAATTTTGAATTATCAATGATAACAACGACAGGAGAAGAACGGTATTTTCAAGGGGTTAAGTTTCTATTGACCGATGCTGAGGGTCAGGTTAAAGGACGATTAGGAATCGTTTCCGATATCACAGAACGTCAATTGATCGAAAATGCCCTCCAACAACAAATAGAACGGGAACAATTATTAAATACTGTCACCCAGCGTTTACGAGAATCTTTAAACTTGCAGGACATTCTGAATAAAGCAGCAAACGAAACCTATAAAATTTTGCAATCTGATCGGATGTTAATTTATCAAATTATGGAGGATAATCGCGGAAAAGTAATTGCTGAAACCTGCTCACCGGGTTGCATCTGTTTATTTGATCATGTTTTCGATATGGAAACCTTTCCTGTATCTTGTTATCAACAATATCGACAAGGAAAAATTTATAACTTGGCAGATCGTAGCCTGAAAACGGAACCGATTTGCTTACAAGAATTTATGGAAACCTATCAAATTCAAGCAAAATTAGTGGTTCCGATTGTGCAAAATGATCGACTTTGGGGGCTATTAGTGGCACATCAGTGTTTTCAACCTCGACAGTGGCAACCTTGGGAAATTAATTTATTACAACAGTTAGCTAGTCAATTAGCGATCGCCATTCAACAATCGGAACTTTATCAAAAACTTAAAATTGAATTAAAAGAACGACAGGAAACTGAATTACAACTCCAAACCACCAATGAGCAATTAAAGTTAACCAACCAAGCCTTAGCTCAAGCGACGCGCCTCAAAGATGAATTTTTAGCGAATATGAGCCATGAATTAAGAACGCCCTTAAATGCAATTCTAGGAATGTCAGAAGGGTTATTAGAAGAAGTTTATGGTTCCCTAACCGAAAAACAACGCAGATCTCTGACAATCGTTCAACGCAGTGGTCAACACCTTTTAGAACTAATTAATGATATTTTAGACTTAGCTAAAATTGAATCCGGTCAAGTTAAATTGGAAATGTCTGCCGTTTCTCTTTACCAATTATGTGACTATAGCCTAGCGTTTATTCGTCCCCAAGCTCATAAAAAAAGGATGCAATTAATCACGGAATTGTTACCGAAGGATTGTATTGTTTTCCTCGATCAACGACAAATTCGACAGGTTTTAATTAATTTGTTAAGCAATGCTGTTAAATTTACCCCAGAAGGGGAAAAAATTACCTTGCGTGTTAGAATTGAAAGCAACCCAAAGACCCCAGAAGCCTGCCCGAATCTTGATGTTTCAGAAATGTTAGTTTTTGAAGTCGAAGATAGAGGAATTGGGATTGCACCCTCGGATCAAGATAAACTATTTCAGTCTTTTGTACAGTTAGATAATCGTTTAAGTCGAACCCATTCGGGAACCGGATTAGGGTTAGCAATGGTGCGACGCATTACTGAGTTACATCAAGGTTGTGTTAGTGTTAGCAGCAACCTGGATCAAGGCAGTTGTTTTACTGTAAAAATCCCCTATAGAACTTCGCAACTTCCTGGGGAAGACTTGGCTATTGTAGCGGGTTCACCCTTGAGAACTCTGGGTTTAAGGGATATCCATCCGCCACCCACTATCTCGTTAGCAAATTCTCCCTTAGTGTTATTAGCTGAAGATAATGAGTCAAATATTATCATGGTTTCTGAATATTTGGATTGTAAAGGTTATCGTGTTTTGGTCGCTAAAAATGGTTTAGAAGCGATTGAAATTACACAACAGCAACGACCTGAATTAATTTTAATGGATATTTCTATGCCCGAAATGGATGGATTGACTGCTATTTGTCAAATTCGCGCTAATTCAGAAATTGCCACAATTCCGATTATTGCATTAACAGCTTTGGCTATGCCTGGAGATGAAGAACGATGTTTAGCTGTTGGGGCAAATGCGTATTTAACAAAACCAATTCGTCTTGTAAAATTATTAGAAACGATACAGAATTTATTGTCAATTAAAAGGAGTTAA